From Oryza sativa Japonica Group chromosome 4, ASM3414082v1, one genomic window encodes:
- the LOC4335868 gene encoding uncharacterized protein, giving the protein MHLHAKTDSEVTSSMAASSPPRAAYYVQSPSHDDGENKTAASSFHSSPAASPPRSLGNHSRESSSSRFSAAKSGSSRRTAAAGGDGGKGGVAAGRGGGGGGGGGRRSPWMKEAAIEEEGLLMEDDDADGGGGGGGGFSSLPRRWRYALGFVGAFFALFFFFALILWGASHNQKPVVSINSITFHNFVIQAGTDASLVPTELSTVNATVRMTFRNTGSFFGVHVTAEPLTLYYYQLLMASGNVKYFYQSRKSSRHVAVAVVGDKVPLYGGGSGLSSTPVKGAPPAPVPLQLAVRFRSRAFVLGKLVKPKFLTNVQCSVRLDVAKLGKPVSLNKACSLV; this is encoded by the exons atgCACCTGCACGCGAAGACGGACTCGGAGGTGACGTCGAGCatggcggcgtcgtcgccgccgcgggcggccTACTACGTGCAGTCGCCGAGCCACGACGACGGGGAGAACAAGACGGCGGCGTCGTCCTTCCACTCCTCCcccgcggcgtcgccgccgcgctccctcGGCAACCACTCCCgcgagtcctcctcctcccgcttctCCGCCGCCAAGTCCGGCTCctcccgccgcaccgccgccgccgggggagaCGGCGGCAAAGGCGGTGTCGCggctggccgcggcggcggaggtggtggtggtggtgggcggcgtAGCCCGTGGATGAAGGAGGCGGCCATCGAGGAGGAAGGCCTGCTgatggaggacgacgacgccgacggcggcggcggcggcggcggcgggttctcctccctcccgaGGCGGTGGCGCTATGCGCTGGGCTTCGTCGGCGCCTTCTTCgcgctcttcttcttcttcgcgcTCATCCTCTGGGGCGCCAGCCACAACCAGAAGCCCGTCGTCTCCATCAAC AGCATCACGTTCCACAACTTCGTGATCCAGGCGGGGACGGACGCGTCGCTGGTGCCGACGGAGCTGTCGACGGTGAACGCGACGGTGAGGATGACGTTCCGGAACACGGGGAGCTTCTTCGGCGTGCACGTCACGGCGGAGCCCCTCACGCTCTACTACTACCAGCTCCTCATGGCCTCCGGCAAC GTGAAGTACTTCTACCAGTCGAGGAAGAGCTCGCGGcacgtggcggtggcggtggtcggCGACAAGGTGCCGCTGTACGGCGGCGGGTCGGGGCTGAGCAGCACGCCGGTGAagggcgcgccgccggcgccggtgccgctGCAGCTGGCGGTGCGGTTCAGGTCGCGGGCGTTCGTGCTGGGCAAGCTGGTGAAGCCCAAGTTCCTGACCAACGTGCAGTGCAGCGTCAGGCTCGACGTCGCCAAGCTCGGCAAGCCCGTCTCCCTCAACAAGGCTTGCAGCCTCGTCTAA
- the LOC9268361 gene encoding probable receptor-like protein kinase At1g49730, protein MRRRLLALLLVVAALPLLPAAIAAECPLDLSWPNYELMASVCSDENGHSKCCRYINAIIAVSSAMYANTTGILGVPAEISDACIGNISDTLVSKGILPTAASFCGLGIKIQVSYQCIGMTTVLQMLQSPNFSDVTRSCATLLSDDVSCKRCLNSGLSYLRHLVGEQDNVTLNTCRDAAFVAFASQGNISTVDTASCFFSVQGLSALQVNISVPSPAGLIAPNIAPSPLAMQIPGEHVTGVLSKHHRSYKLALFPAIGALVTGLAVILMIVLILLIRKKSRELEKIEGTNPLDAWSSCLKKGQEGSSTIFDRFTYRQMKKATRNFGTVLGGGEKGTIFKGKLSDGSVVAIRRIESSPKQGQLEFCKEMELLGRLHHRHLVGLKGFCLTRFERFQVYEYMENGSLKDHLHSSGKRLLPWKNRIQIAIDVANALEYLHFYCDPPLCHGDIKPSNVLLDRNYLAKLAVSGLVQCSNGDSTTISSTLVNVKIPATPGYVDPCYVVNQVVTPKSDVYSYGVLLLELVTGKPVAQGDDDGNGDSSSRSSSKNLVEWSRELIGTDYRLHELVDPAVADAFDLDELQVMADVIHWCTHRDGAARPSMKQVLRILYERLDPLSGGLARAVAGEEGYYYGGWQSGRKGKEGAEMLAGGGGDGGRCLPSSSSTSRSYCSRSVLLECNSPEEAPPQSSPRGLP, encoded by the exons ATGCGGCGCAGGCTCCTcgcgctgctgctggtggtggcggcgctccCGCTGCTCCCGGCGGCGATCGCGGCAG AGTGTCCGTTGGATTTGAGTTGGCCAAACTATGAACTGATGGCTTCTGTATGCTCGGATGAAAATGGACACTCAAAATGTTGCCGTTACATCAATGCTATTATTGCGGTCTCGTCTGCCATGTATGCAAATACGACAGGCATTCTTGGGGTCCCAGCCGAAATTTCTGATGCTTGCATTGGCAACATCTCTGACACATTGGTATCAAAGGGAATTCTGCCTACCGCCGCTTCATTTTGTGGCCTTGGGATCAAAATTCAAGTTTCCTATCAATGTATTGGGATGACTACCGTCCTCCAGATGTTACAGTCTCCGAATTTCAGTGATGTCACTAGGAGCTGTGCAACTCTACTTTCAGATGATGTCAGTTGCAAGAGGTGCTTAAACTCTGGTCTGTCATACCTCCGCCATCTTGTGGGAGAACAAGATAATGTCACATTGAATACCTGCCGTGATGCTGCCTTTGTTGCATTTGCGAGTCAAGGGAATATATCTACCGTTGATACGGCGAGTTGCTTTTTTAGCGTCCAGGGGCTTAGTGCTCTTCAAG TGAATATCTCCGTGCCATCCCCAGCTGGACTAATTGCACCGAATATTGCTCCCAGTCCACTTGCAATGCAAATTCCTGGGGAGCATGTTACTGGAGTGCTATCCAAGCATCATCGTAGTTACAAGCTTGCACTATTCCCTGCAATTGGGGCTTTGGTTACAGGATTAGCAGTTATACTAATGATAGTATTGATTTTACTCATCCGTAAAAAGAGTAGAGAATTAGAGAAGATTGAAGGAACTAACCCTCTTGATGCGTGGAGTTCCTGTTTGAAGAAGGGCCAAGAAG GTTCTTCCACCATTTTCGACAGATTTACTTACAGACAAATGAAGAAGGCAACAAGAAACTTTGGCACTGTGTTGGGAGGAGGTGAAAAGGGCACAATATTCAAAGGGAAACTGAGTGATGGTTCTGTGGTTGCTATAAGACGCATAGAAAGCTCGCCAAAACAAGGTCAGCTGGAATTTTGCAAAGAAATGGAACTTCTTGGGCGGCTGCACCATCGTCATCTTGTTGGACTTAAAGGCTTTTGTCTAACAAGATTTGAGAG GTTCCAGGTGTATGAATACATGGAAAATGGAAGCCTTAAGGATCACCTTCAtt CGTCAGGTAAACGTCTTCTACCATGGAAAAACAGGATCCAAATTGCCATTGATGTTGCAAATGCTTTG GAGTACCTTCATTTTTATTGTGATCCTCCATTGTGCCATGGGGACATAAAGCCTAGCAATGTCCTATTGGACAGAAACTATCTTGCCAAG CTTGCCGTTTCTGGTCTTGTACAATGCTCAAATGGTGATAGTACCACCATCAGTTCCACCCTAGTGAACGTGAAGATCCCGGCAACTCCTG GCTACGTGGACCCTTGCTACGTGGTGAACCAGGTGGTGACGCCGAAGAGCGACGTGTACAGCTACGGCGTGCTGCTGCTGGAGCTGGTGACGGGGAAGCCCGTGGCGCagggcgacgacgatggcaacggcgacagcagcagcaggagcagcagcaagaACCTCGTGGAATGGTCGCGCGAGCTGATCGGCACGGACTACCGGCTGCACGAGCTGGTCGACCCGGCGGTGGCCGACGCGTTCGACCTGGACGAGCTGCAGGTGATGGCCGATGTGATCCACTGGTGCACCCACCGGGACGGCGCCGCGCGGCCGTCGATGAAGCAGGTGCTCCGCATCCTGTACGAGCGCCTGGACCCGCTCTCCGGcggcctcgcccgcgccgtcgccggcgaggaaggGTACTACTACGGCGGCTGGCAGAGCGGGCGGAAGGGGAAGGAGGGCGCGGAGAtgctggccggcggcggcggcgacggtggtcggtgcctgccgtcgtcgtcgagcacGTCCAGGTCGTACTGCAGCCGCAGCGTGCTGCTTGAGTGCAACTCGCCGGAGGAGGCGCCGCCCCAGTCGTCGCCGCGCGGCTTGCCGTGA